CGGTGGAGTTGAAATGCGCGTTGTGAGCAGCTCTGCCGTGAAGGGCCGCGACATCAACACCGGTGTGATCCAGTAAGGTCAAGATGCACAGGCGGGCTTTCGCCTGACAAAAATACCGACTAAGGGGAGGATATGACATCTTCCCCTTTTTCCGTTTCACCCTATCCCGTAATCCGCCTGAAGCCGAAGGCCAACGCCAACACCATCCGTGGTGGCGCCCCTTGGGTCTATGCAGACGAATTGGTCACCGACCGCCGCACGCGGCGTCTGGAGCCCGGGTCATTGGCGATCCTGGAAGATAGTGACCGCGAGCAGATCGCCGTCGTCACCATCAACTCTGAATCGAAAATCATCTGCCGCGTCATGGACCGCGATCCCGCCGCCGAGCTGGATCAGGATTGGCTCGTGACGCGCGTGCGCCGCGCCCTCGCCTTGCGCGACCATCTTTATGACGCCCCGTATTACCGGCTGATCCATGCAGAGGCTGACGGCCTGCCGGGCGTTATTGTGGACCGCTTCGGCGATGTGCTGGTGATGCAACCGAACGCCGCGTGGGCCGAGACCGCCTGCGACGGTCTGGCTGCGGCATTGGTCGAGGTCACTGGTGCCACCACCGTGATCAAAAACGCAGCAGGTCGCGCACGCGGGTTGGAAGGTCTGGACGACGTGTCCACGACATTGGTTGGCGGGCATGAAGGCCTGATCGACGTCCCGATGAACGGCGCAACTTACATGGCCGACGTAGTCGAAGGCCAAAAGACCGGCCTGTTCTTTGATCAACGCGACAATCACGCATGGGCCGCCAAGCTGCCACGTGGCGGGCGGGTGCTGGATGTGTTCTCTCACGTCGGGGGCTTCTCGCTGGCCGCTTTGGCGGCGGGCGCGTCCTCTGCCGTCGCCGTTGATAGCTCCGAGCCCGCACTGGCTTTGGCAGAAAAGGGGGCCGAGGCCTCTGGCGTGGCGGAGAAGTTCTCCACCCGCAAAGGCGACGCGTTCAAAGTCATGGAAGCGCTGGCCCAAGAAGGCGAATTGTTCGACGTCGTCGTCGCCGACCCACCGGCCTTCGCGCCGAACAAGCAAGCGCTCTCAAACGGTCTGACTGCATATAGCCGCGTCGGGTCCATGGCGGCCAAGCTGGTGAAGCCGGGTGGCTATCTTGTGCTGTGCTCCTGTAGCCATGCAGCCGACCTGACCAAGTTCCGCCAAGCATCGTTGCGGGGCGTGGGTAAAGCAGGACGTCAGGCACAGATTATCCACACAGGCTCTGCAGGAGCCGACCACCCGCTGCACCCCGCCTTGGCGGAAAGCGGATACCTTAAGGCCATCTTCCTGCGGCTCGACTGATGCGTGCGCTGCTTGATGCCTGCGTGATATATCCCACCGTGCTGCGCGAAGTGCTGGTGGGATGCGCGGGCCTGGGGCTTTACGAGCCGCTCTGGTCGGAGCGCATTCTGGAGGAGTGGGCGCGCGCAACCGTGAAGCTGGGCGCTGACGCCGAGGTTCAGGCGCGTGGCGAGGTGGCCGTGCTGAAAGCGCAGTATCCCAACGCCAGCGTGCGCCCACGCGATGGGGACATGATACGTCTGCATTTGCCCGATGAGAACGACATTCACGTGCTGGCCGCTGCAATCGCTGGGTCCGCCGATGTGATCGTGACACTGAATGCCAAGGACTTTCCGCGCCAGACACTTGCCTTTGAAGGGCTCAAACGACAGAGCCCCGACGAGTTCCTTATGGAGCTATGGTTGGACACACCTGCAGCGGTAGAACAGGTCGTGCGCAATGTGCACAAGGTTGCCTGCGAAATGTCGGGCGAGGAATTGGCGTTGCGCGGTTTGATGAAGCGCGCGCGGCTGCCGCGGCTGGGCAAAGCAGTAGGTTAGGCCTGCGGGACGCCCCACTTCGCCTCTCGCGCCTCGATGGCGGCAATGCGTTCTTTGGTTTTAGGATGGCTGAGCAACCAAGCCGGTGTGCCGGAGCCGAGGCTGCCCGTCAGCGTGTCGAGTTTCTTGAACAGAGATTTTTGCGGTGCCGTGCCGATGCCAGCCTTGGTCAGCAAGGCAGACGCGTAGGCGTCGGCCTCGTATTCGTCACTGCGTGACAGACGGGCGGCGAGCATGGTTGTCAGCATATTTGCAATCCAGACCCCCACACCGGGCAGGAAACGGCCCAAAACCGTAGCCAGGGCCACGCGGATGGCGTTCTGGCCAGAGAAGTCGATCATCCGGCGGCGCGAATGGCCCAAGGCCACATGTCCAAGCTCATGCGCGATAACAGACGCCATTTCGGCGGCGGTGACAGAGCCGTCTTTATACTTGTTGAAAAAACCGCGCGTGATGAAGATGCGGCCGTCAGGTGCGGCAAGGCCGTTGATCGGCTCGATCTCGTAGATGTGCACCTTGATCGTTGGCAGGTCCAAAGCCATGGCCATGTCGAGGTTGAGACTGTCCAACTCCGGATCTTTCAGAAGCGACGACTGCTGGTCCAACGCGCGCGCGGTGTTCCAAGCGGAGAACTTATACATCACCAGCGCATAGATGATGGCGATCAGAATGGGCGTCAGCTTCAACATAGGACTGATATGGGGCGCATAGGGCAGGCTGGCAAGGTTATTCCCCTAGGGCGAGGCGTCCTTCGGTCCAGTTTGGTCACGAAAAATTCGGGCTTTTTCACAGGGCCGTGAGACGTGTGACACATGCGGAACGTTTCGCGGAAACGCGACGTTGAGGGGCATAACGAGGATGAAAGACGCCTCACCCAAATCAAGCAGGCGACAGGTCTGACAAATCGAAAGTGAGTA
Above is a window of Litoreibacter janthinus DNA encoding:
- a CDS encoding RSP_2647 family RNA methyltransferase, with amino-acid sequence MTSSPFSVSPYPVIRLKPKANANTIRGGAPWVYADELVTDRRTRRLEPGSLAILEDSDREQIAVVTINSESKIICRVMDRDPAAELDQDWLVTRVRRALALRDHLYDAPYYRLIHAEADGLPGVIVDRFGDVLVMQPNAAWAETACDGLAAALVEVTGATTVIKNAAGRARGLEGLDDVSTTLVGGHEGLIDVPMNGATYMADVVEGQKTGLFFDQRDNHAWAAKLPRGGRVLDVFSHVGGFSLAALAAGASSAVAVDSSEPALALAEKGAEASGVAEKFSTRKGDAFKVMEALAQEGELFDVVVADPPAFAPNKQALSNGLTAYSRVGSMAAKLVKPGGYLVLCSCSHAADLTKFRQASLRGVGKAGRQAQIIHTGSAGADHPLHPALAESGYLKAIFLRLD
- a CDS encoding RSP_2648 family PIN domain-containing protein; translation: MRALLDACVIYPTVLREVLVGCAGLGLYEPLWSERILEEWARATVKLGADAEVQARGEVAVLKAQYPNASVRPRDGDMIRLHLPDENDIHVLAAAIAGSADVIVTLNAKDFPRQTLAFEGLKRQSPDEFLMELWLDTPAAVEQVVRNVHKVACEMSGEELALRGLMKRARLPRLGKAVG
- a CDS encoding M48 family metallopeptidase, with the translated sequence MLKLTPILIAIIYALVMYKFSAWNTARALDQQSSLLKDPELDSLNLDMAMALDLPTIKVHIYEIEPINGLAAPDGRIFITRGFFNKYKDGSVTAAEMASVIAHELGHVALGHSRRRMIDFSGQNAIRVALATVLGRFLPGVGVWIANMLTTMLAARLSRSDEYEADAYASALLTKAGIGTAPQKSLFKKLDTLTGSLGSGTPAWLLSHPKTKERIAAIEAREAKWGVPQA